The Macadamia integrifolia cultivar HAES 741 chromosome 3, SCU_Mint_v3, whole genome shotgun sequence genome segment TCTTTGGGTAGAATGTTGCTACTTTGCTATAATATTCATGTCACGTCATCATTCTTGATGAGCAACCAGCCCACATGAAAAACTTTTCCCATCACAATAATCACATCAAACACCTGTGCAGCAGAGTTCTGTATCCCCTACATATGGTTGTTTTTCGTCcataaattaattattatttatttcattgcTTTCTTGTTAAGAatactttttttgaaaaattacatgattacttatttttaggttttattttacaaaattatttatcaaaagtttcagttaacaaaaatatttaaaattaagtttggacttataaaactacccacccaaagtttcagttaacaaaaatacccaaaataaggtttgtgtttacaaaactatccaaaataatgattcttcatcttccacatatgattatgtatttttttataattaaaactTTGAATGTGTTGTTTcataaacccaaactcaattttgggtatttttgtaaagaaaacctaattttggggttttttgttaactaaaacttttgatagataattttgtaaagaaaaacccaaaaatatgtaatcatgtattttttcctacttttttcCTCTGCATATAGACGATGTTACATCTCATGGTCTTGTTTGAATTGGCTTTAGCAAAAACTGCAACCCATCTTGCAGACGTTGTGAGAATTCCTTCTTGTTAGGGAGTTCAACAGTTCTATTTACTGGAAGAATATCCTCTTGCTGTTCACATACTCAAAAACTTTAATTGTTTTGAAGAAACACCTTGCTCATCAGAAACTCCAAGATGATATTGATTTTGGGATCTTCTGTCTTATTTTCTATCTCCTCATACTTAGGTGTTTGGAAATGCAAAATGGGGCGTTCACTGAACAATAGAAGTCCAAATTTCCATCTCTACCTTTTTTGCCTAAAATAAAGGGGTTAAAAAAGGGAGGAGCAGAATTGGATGGGATCAAATATGACAGGTTATTCAGGAATCAGTTGTCCAATTGTTTGGATGGGCCTTTTCAGGGTTCCATCTAAGTAAAGAAAGTTTTTCGATGATTATGTCAGTtggtgatgcagttgggcgatggaagggatctctttgatttgggattttcttatttgatttgagattttcttatttactttctttttttaggtttagaaattagtttgaagtatttaatttagattggattttattttcGTTGCTAtgtaggttagtttccattaattatttgaattttttctttatattagaCATATAATGGATGGGGGAACGcagttttagatttgaagttATTTTGAAGAATTAGAACTTGATTGATAATTTTGGGTGTGTCCCATGGCTATCGTCAACCTAGGATGGgaattttatatttgatttttttctttatatatatatatatattttttttttgtagaatataaaacaaaatatattatCAAGATAAGAAACATAACCATAATCCTTTAAAATTATAGTCCCCAACCCACCCAAGGACTTGGGCAGTAGACATGATAACTTCCAGGGAACTGGAGATCACCCTTTATGATCATCATAACAGCCTTTCCAAAAttagttttttccccttccttagGACCAAGGAATACCAATATAGGAGAACCCTGCGTCACAAATAGATTagatattttattgaaaaatgggcatacccaatgcacaaggTTTCCGCATGTGCAAGATCCGAAGGGACAAGAACTAAACACTTTATTCTTGTTATTAAACATGACACTACTTTTAGAAAAGTTAATTTGTTCATCCCGTAGATCCTGTAAAAGGTTTAAATGACTTGGATAGAGCATCATATTCAATGgttcgacaaaaaaaaaatctaagtatCATCTGAAAAGAGTAGATGATATATCTTTGGAGCTACATATTAAGCTCAGGTCAGCTTTAAGAGCCTAAAAAAGCCCTTCCATAGCTAAAATAAATAAGTGATAATGTTCTATGTCCAGCTGCACAAGCATACATTAGTatctcccttcctctctctcctctcttctatgaaatgacatatctgccCCTTATTATTGAAGGAGGTAAAGTCATATTAAAGAAATTTACTGTGCTTGTGATAATGACAAATAGAAGGATCCTTTTTAATATTGTTGTTGTTAGGAATACCTAGTTCTATGCCGGCAAttcttctatctctctcctcctgtcCCCTATCGCTGGACCATAACCCACTATTTGATTGGTGGATTCTCCATACTCCTTTCTGAGAGAACTCTCTCATTTTCATGTGACCTCTCTCTGCTATTCTAACTTAGATTTTTGTGTGTGCCCACACTCGCTTATTAGATTTGGTATGtaaatttatttgaaaattaaaagtaTTAATCATTTTCCTGCCTGATCCACACCTGCATACCGgtttgaaaagaaacaaaaaaatgactATAGTTtgcaagaaaggaaaaaaaaaaagtaatgataacaataatgattaatttatgtctatttcttTCTCGTCATCTTCCAATTTTATAACTCTTTGTGCCTTCCATATATATAGTCTAAATTTCTGCCTAATCACTCTAAACTATAGTTAATTAAAACGGGAATGATGAAAAATAAGTCATACATCTCTCATACTTGTCATACATTACATGTGTTACAACATAACTCCAATTAACTGTATACCCAAGATGCAATGATATTGGATTCATAATAATCCTGCACTAGGTTTCGGAGTGAAACTATGGAAAGATTCTATCCATATACTTCAGGAGGAAGGCGTGGGGTGAGGAGGACTTCAAGTGGTGTTGCCTTGATATTGGTCAGCCCTGGGCTCTCTGTCATATCCACAAGTGCATTAGAAGGAGTTGAAAAATCAAACCCATGAAGCAAACGAGCCAGACCCAAGTGCAGAACTTGAAGAGCAAAAGAAATCCCAGGACACATTCGCCTGCCAGAGCCAAAAGGGATGAACTCAAAGTGCTGACCTCGAAGATCAAGGTCTACATGGCTGGTGAGAAACCTCTCTGGCCTATATTCATCTGGGTCCTTCCATACTCTTGGATCTCTATGAATCTTATAAAGATTTGTCACTATACGAGTTCCTATTGGAACATGATAACCAGCTATGGTACACTTTTCTATGGCCTCATGTGGAACAGATAGTGGAGCTGCAGGGTAGAGACGCAATGTTTCCTTGATTATTGCTTGGAGATATTCCAACTTAACTATATCTGATTCGTCCACTTGTCTGTCTCTTCCAACGTGGATGTCCAACTCATCTTGGGCTCTTTTTAAAACGTGAGGATTGTTGAGTAGTAATGAGAGGGTCCATGTGAATGTAACCACAGTAGTGTCATTGGCACCTAGAATCATATTCTGCAAAAACCAGTTGATTACATAAAGATCAttagagatgatgaagttgGAAAGGAAAAAATCTATTCAAACCAAACAAACAGCTGGTTCAATCATTCGGTTCTTGGGACATACTTGACTATTTCTAAGTGAACCCTGTATCATGTTGAACCTAACCTATAAAGGTTCACCCATGCTGAGCCAGTTCAATTTGTGTAGTTGGTTGTTCAAGCACATACCTCATAAAAGTACCTGTTCTACAGACCAACACTCGAGATCACCTTATTATTTCCAATTCCTAATATGTTTGGAAgccaaaaaatttgaatttgaggagagagatagacacgtAAATAAATCATTGTgtaaatatgatttttgtcttattatgtcttaaatactatttttttttctttttttggctaccaaacatagcaaagaaaataaaaaagactccATTTAATTGGATGGAAAAtagacaaaacaaaaaatgaaaatcttattgtaatcaATATCCATGAAAAAGAGTTGTAGCAACTACTAGTGTAGTAGGCTTAGTCCCTAACCTCACcaacaaaaaattaagaagGTTACAATTTCTCACTTATTCACTACCTTGGTCAACAAGGTGCACCAAACACCCcctcaccacccccccccccaaaaaaaaaaaaaaaaaaaaagaagtaaaaaaaatatttagaagATAGTAAGTTATGGATAACAAAAATCTTATTTGGTTGAAAATAAGAAAGTattggaaaaaggagaagatgaTTAGGGCATCATCTAGGGGACCACCTCCAACTCTCCATCTAGGGAATCACAACACGACAATGGTCCTCCAATGTGACATTTCTTTTAGGGCTTCTAGATCGGGGGGACGCAACTTTAGGATGACAACTTTGATCCATTTACAAGTGAGGCAGGTTGTGCTTCAATTCTATTATTTAACTAGCAAttgaaatatattaattttatcTTTTCAGGAGGATGTGCTCAAGAAATGGAAACCAAGGGATTGTAGCAAGGAATGCGAGGTGCACTGGAGCTAAGATGGAAAAACTTAAAGCTATGGACTGACTGCTAGGATTTGGTAAGCTGGTTGactcaggaaaaaaaatcatgctGGCCAGACTAAATCGGTCAGGAAACAAATATTTGGTCAAGATATGCTAAACTAAGGGACAAACTTATTATAGCTCTACACATGAATCTTTtcctttataatttttattttcatttttttggagaCAGGTAGAATTTATtctaaaaaatatgaaaagggtGTCGAAATACCTATAAGTCTCTATATCAGGCTATCCACTTCCATTGTGGAATCATTGTTTTTGTGTGAAACCCCAACATTTCTCATgaaaaaaactatgaaatcaatataatgaataataataaaaaaaaaaaactatcttcTTCTATGTACTCACTAAGCAAGTAGCTTTGATTATGgtatgtagaaacgcaaccctaaaacgatgcagaagataatggaaaaaaaacaaacaatgcacacggattttacgaggttcggcaaggttgcctacgtcctcggtgagctgagatcctgtttcactatcaatggagaatagggttatagcgctcgtcctcacacctcttagtattgcttgcattacagagaaagaaaccctcgctacaaatatatagcgagaaaaaaaccctaatccggattaaactacaatttccaccctaatccggattaaactacaattgccctcaaataaaaaattcgagcggggggctgcgcccctacaccccctgcatgcaggggggcaggaggccccccttgcaacccccacggtccgctaaccggctagcgggaccgccatcctggctgtctaggtgctgcactagtactccctggattaaactgcgacggaatacaagacatcatacaccaacatcaGCATCATAATCTAAGTTTTTTGCATTCTTCTTCATGGGTTTCTCATAGTCATATCCTTGCAAGTCCAATCCCTCAAGAAAGGGAAATGCATCTGACACCACAAATAGACCCATATAGTGAAAAAAATCTCTAACTCCTTTCTCGGCACCGCCGCGCCTCCTCTGCATCAGAGGCTTTATTTGCAAAGTATCGCTTCCCAGCCACCATTCGGACAATAATATTTTGTGTTAAATCCGCAAACCATTTCTTCATATCAACCAATACTTGTTTATTTTGGCcaccttccttctcttcccacTTCTTGTATAGCTCTTTTATGAAGGCTTCGATCTCTGAGGCTCTAACATGCTTGACCATCTCAAGCCTACGGTTGGAGAGAAGCTCATGCATCACTATCTTGCGTACCTCACGCCAATAAGTTCAATGAGGGAAGCCAAATAGAGCATAGTTATAGCCCATGAGCTTTGTGGCTATTGCCTTGGATCAGGTGGCAACAGCTCTATCGTTTGTACTAAAACATTCCTTTGCCACCTCCCAACTACTTACCACCAAAGCAGGTTGCATACCAAGCCGAATGGTGAAAGCTGGCCCATATTTATCAGCTAATGCTCCTAAAGTAATGTGAGGAATGGTATTACCACCTAAGAGATGAAGGTGACCAATTATTGGCCATGCCCCGGCGGCTTCTGGTGGTGCAACCACCCTTTTATTGCCACTCTTGTTGAACTTTGTATTCCTTGATCTCCACTGAAGCAAGTAGCAAAGGAATACCAGGAAGGAGAAGAACATAACTGTagggagttgaagaagaggattCATGGTTGTTAGCTTTGTGGGTTAATGCCCCCTTTTGAGATTGGTGTAAGTGGAGAAGCTCAAGTTAAATGGGTTGATGTTAAAAACTAGAGATATCTTACACATATAAGAATGGGGTTTGTGGACCTAGGATGGAGTGGTCATCCTCACCacgtggtgaaggaaaacttaaaactataaggctctgtttggttgtaatggaaatttaaagggaaggaaagtaaaattttcatactttaaaaaaaaatatttatagtcattacccatatgattgtataaactacttaatttttttaaccatatttagtaatgatgtattttacatgtaatttttattttacatattatagggttttggatgcaaagtaaagtgaaattttataaccaaatacgGAAAGATttaaagttaatgttaaagtcacatgggtaatgattacatatatttcttttttaagtatgaaaaattcacttcccttcccttttattctccttacaaccaaacatagcctaaggaaTTTTATAgctgaaaaaatatttttgatctTTTGGGATGATAAAGACATTGAAACTAGCTTCACCATAAAATTTTTGTCTTAATAATTGAAGTAAAAAAATTCTAGTCATACCCGGCAcctacccaaaaagaaaaaagtcccATAATGTGGGTACCTGATCCTATCGGATGATGTAAATTAGTTCttgatattttggtatttagacTTTGTGGATTGTGCTAAGGAAGTGGTAGCTGGCTATATAGGGATCGTAATCCTCTCCAATTCCATCAAGGTGCAATTAGGTGCAATTCCCATCTAATCTGGTGACATGTGTCTCTGTTGACATCGACAGCTAAGATCAAATGAGAGAAAGCCGAGGGCATCATGGATCTGGATCTGCAAAAATCTAACCCGGGGTGGGGTATAAGGGGATATGCAGAGCCTGAGGGGGAGATAGAGAGGCCGCTGTCTcaaggggaaagagagagatgtgtGGCACCAGTGGGTTACAATGGCcagcaggagagagagagagagagagagtagtggGTGGTGGATAGGAAATGTTGCAACAACGGACAAATTTTATGCTTGagatgcagagagagagagagaggtctaaCAATCAATAAGATGCTATTGTGCAATATTTCACTACAAAATGCTGgtatttacatccacctccctcAATTGAAATGACCAATAtaggtagaggagagagacCAACTTTTGAGACGCCTTAGTGGAGACTGCGATCCCCCACTGAGAATAGTCTCCCAATAAATGAATGAGTCCGGATAAGGTCCTCCTAAATGATTAGGATCACGGTGCCTGATCCACGCATGGAATATTCCACTCAATTTCTCTTCTTACAATAAGTTTTTACATTGAGTGGattccaagtgtggatcaaacattGTACGAGATGATTCTCCTACAAGGACCTGATCCAAACTCATAATTCAATAGGTCTATAAAATAAAAGGTTTTATgcatgaataaaagaaaataaaatgaaaaactaTCTTTGTCTATATACTCACTAAGCAAGTAGCTTTGATGATCGTATCAGCATCATACTCTTCTGATGAGAGctttgaatcctccatgataGATATCACAACATCCATGAAATCTTGATCACCCTTGGCCTGGCCATAGTTAGCAGATGATCGCTTAAGCTTATGTTCCTTCAACCATCCTTCAACTATAGAATCCAAATTTTTTGCCGTCTTCTTCATAGCTTTCTCATATCCTTGCAAGTCCAACCCCTCAAGAAAGGGAAATGAATCTGAAACCACAAATAGACCAATATAGTGAAAAAAATCTCTAACTCCTTCTTGACACTGCAGTGCCTCCTCTGCATCAGAGGCTTTATTAGAGAAATATCTCTTTCCAGCAACCATTCTGACAATAATATTTAGTGTTAAATCTGCGAACCATTTCTTCATATCAACCAAGACTTGTATATTTTGGCcacccttcttctcttcccacaTCTTGtatatctcttttatgaaagcTTCGATCTCTGAGGCTCTGACATGCTTGAGCATCTCTAGCCGACGGTTGGAGAGAAGCTGAAGCATGACTATCTTGCGTATCTCACGCCAATAAGTCCCATAA includes the following:
- the LOC122073602 gene encoding cytochrome P450 CYP82D47-like; this encodes MDFLLEFPTVVFFFILVSLYYLLPWRSRNTKLSNSNKRVAPEAVGAWPIIGHLHLLGGNSIPHITLGALADKYGPAFTIRLGMQPALVVSSWEVAKECFSTNDRALATRSKSIATKLMGYNYALFAFTYYGTYWREIRKIVMLQLLSNRRLEMLKHVRASEIEAFIKEIYKMWEEKKGGQNIQVLVDMKKWFADLTLNIIVRMVAGKRYFSNKASDAEEALQCQEGVRDFFHYIGLFVVSDSFPFLEGLDLQGYEKAMKKTAKNLDSIVEGWLKEHKLKRSSANYGQAKGDQDFMDVVISIMEDSKLSSEEYDADTIIKATCLNMILGANDTTVVTFTWTLSLLLNNPHVLKRAQDELDIHVGRDRQVDESDIVKLEYLQAIIKETLRLYPAAPLSVPHEAIEKCTIAGYHVPIGTRIVTNLYKIHRDPRVWKDPDEYRPERFLTSHVDLDLRGQHFEFIPFGSGRRMCPGISFALQVLHLGLARLLHGFDFSTPSNALVDMTESPGLTNIKATPLEVLLTPRLPPEVYG